In one Burkholderiales bacterium GJ-E10 genomic region, the following are encoded:
- a CDS encoding single-strand binding protein: MSSINRVELLGHTGADPEIRYTPDGTPVATLSIATDRYWKDKKTGEQHEDVEWTRVVLWGRLAEVAEKYLRKGSRCHIDGRLRTRKWQDKQTGQDRYATEVVGLSLILLDRRDAASEQPASASAVPPETGPDPDDDIPL, from the coding sequence ATGTCGTCGATCAACCGCGTCGAACTGCTCGGCCACACCGGAGCCGATCCCGAGATCCGGTACACGCCGGACGGCACACCGGTAGCCACCCTCAGCATCGCCACGGACCGGTATTGGAAGGACAAGAAGACCGGCGAGCAGCACGAGGACGTCGAGTGGACCCGGGTCGTGCTCTGGGGCCGCCTGGCCGAAGTCGCTGAAAAGTATCTCCGCAAGGGATCGCGCTGTCACATCGACGGCCGGCTGCGCACCCGCAAGTGGCAGGACAAGCAGACCGGCCAGGACCGCTACGCGACGGAAGTCGTCGGTCTTTCGCTGATCCTCCTGGATCGCCGCGACGCCGCCAGCGAGCAGCCGGCATCCGCGTCGGCGGTTCCGCCGGAAACCGGTCCGGACCCCGACGACGACATCCCCCTGTGA
- a CDS encoding conjugal transfer protein TrbG/VirB9/CagX (Precursor), producing the protein MVATLRAISWNLRGMLACAALALLCGNVQAQTRNGGPEVATENSIESVTATQAGADVLVTIRLKTPIPTVPSNFSIIHPARIVLDLANTTNGLKRNAIVMDRGDLHSIEVVQAQGRTRVVLNLMRPAAYNVSVEDSAVLVSINAAPAPIAASSVSVPPIAPTSLDLAQRPAQPLSERAAELAARQWQKSGQAQELVGSNGEVMYPYGASRPTITCAPLHVCVIQLIDGEKIASYSIGDNVRWLVQTAGTARPIVAIKPTQPDIVTNLMIATDAGRVYYLTLESDPVDYVPMVGFYDPGQLVMTGPGVASDADARSRARGWRSARDQALGGMDPGSVVAPLGSVDPSRLDFGWTCQPEHGSDAPVSVRVFSAQGHVYVQMPQDAQYGNAPAIFGLDGDSPTLINSRMVGYYYVIDGQPRHFRLLLGVGKHAAYTDCAHAAEASVAFSAPTNPWTRYRHP; encoded by the coding sequence ATGGTTGCAACTCTGCGCGCAATTTCCTGGAATCTTCGCGGCATGCTGGCCTGCGCTGCGCTGGCTTTGCTATGCGGCAATGTCCAGGCGCAGACCCGGAACGGCGGGCCGGAGGTCGCCACGGAGAACAGCATCGAATCGGTAACGGCCACACAGGCCGGCGCCGACGTGTTGGTGACGATCCGCCTGAAAACCCCCATTCCCACCGTTCCGAGCAACTTCTCCATCATCCATCCGGCGCGCATCGTGCTCGACCTGGCGAACACGACGAACGGCCTCAAGCGCAACGCCATCGTGATGGACCGGGGCGACCTGCATTCGATCGAGGTCGTCCAGGCTCAGGGAAGAACCCGGGTTGTCCTGAACCTGATGCGCCCGGCCGCCTACAACGTCTCCGTCGAGGATTCAGCGGTTCTGGTGTCGATAAACGCGGCCCCCGCCCCGATCGCGGCGAGCAGCGTCTCGGTTCCCCCGATCGCTCCGACCAGCCTCGATCTCGCGCAGCGCCCGGCACAACCACTCTCGGAACGCGCAGCCGAACTGGCCGCGCGCCAGTGGCAGAAATCGGGGCAAGCGCAGGAGCTGGTCGGCAGTAATGGCGAGGTGATGTACCCGTACGGCGCAAGCCGTCCGACGATCACCTGCGCGCCGCTCCACGTCTGCGTGATCCAACTCATCGATGGCGAGAAGATCGCCAGCTACTCCATCGGTGACAACGTGCGCTGGCTCGTCCAAACCGCCGGCACGGCGCGGCCGATCGTCGCGATCAAACCCACGCAGCCCGACATCGTCACGAACCTCATGATCGCAACGGACGCGGGCCGGGTGTACTACCTGACGCTCGAATCCGATCCGGTTGACTACGTCCCGATGGTCGGGTTCTACGATCCGGGCCAGCTTGTCATGACCGGGCCCGGCGTGGCATCCGACGCCGATGCACGCTCCCGCGCTCGGGGGTGGCGCAGCGCCCGGGACCAGGCCCTGGGCGGAATGGATCCGGGCTCCGTCGTTGCTCCCCTTGGATCCGTTGACCCGTCCAGGCTCGATTTCGGCTGGACCTGCCAGCCCGAGCATGGCTCCGACGCTCCGGTTTCCGTGCGGGTGTTCAGCGCCCAGGGCCACGTCTACGTCCAGATGCCCCAGGACGCCCAGTACGGCAATGCGCCGGCGATATTCGGGCTCGATGGCGACAGTCCAACCCTGATCAACTCCCGGATGGTTGGCTACTACTACGTCATCGACGGCCAGCCGCGGCATTTCCGGCTGCTGCTCGGAGTGGGCAAGCACGCCGCGTACACCGACTGCGCGCACGCTGCCGAGGCCTCCGTCGCGTTCTCCGCGCCCACGAATCCGTGGACCCGCTACCGGCATCCGTAA
- a CDS encoding conjugation TrbI family protein, giving the protein MSAPADTPNERLITRDIDGSTAERRGFQAVWHKVLPSGGRLSARIKVAILAFVAIVLLLIVIGIASTKPKNTGAGGSSDTSIPKAGIVQPRIDDFARSAKAQAAASGTAPDADTGAADAGSTSPGPVARGQAGRHQSNEHGSVPPLAPRAAQAAPEQTPQQKYEQWLQDQQYKAAEQEITMRQAAMASKLSADNAILSPPSQPAGEPSAFAPSSQLADIAKLAAQAQLARPESAGGGDPQAQNRKFLASAHKPDNIYLSTTRESAVGRHEVFAGAIIPAVLMTAIDSDLPGTLTAQVRQTVYDSLDPDVILIPQGTRVIGKYSADVQYGQTRVLVAWDHLIYPDGSTVAIQGMQGVDAAGQSGFHDLVDNHYLRIFGSATLMSILGVGAQLAQPQNQNALNSPSAGQEAAAALANGLDQAGIQVMQKNLNIQPTLRIRAGYLFNVLVNHTMILPPWRQLPEGGLP; this is encoded by the coding sequence ATGTCCGCGCCCGCCGATACCCCCAACGAGCGACTGATCACGCGCGACATCGACGGCTCTACCGCTGAGCGCCGCGGGTTCCAGGCCGTCTGGCACAAGGTCCTCCCGTCTGGCGGGCGGTTGAGCGCCAGGATCAAGGTTGCGATCCTGGCCTTCGTCGCAATCGTCCTGCTCCTCATCGTCATCGGGATCGCGTCGACCAAACCGAAAAACACCGGGGCCGGCGGCAGTTCCGATACGTCGATCCCCAAGGCGGGGATCGTCCAACCCCGGATCGACGATTTCGCTCGAAGCGCAAAGGCGCAGGCTGCAGCAAGCGGGACTGCGCCCGATGCCGACACTGGGGCTGCCGATGCGGGCAGCACGTCACCGGGTCCGGTAGCCCGCGGGCAGGCAGGACGCCACCAGTCCAACGAACATGGCTCCGTGCCGCCGCTTGCGCCGCGGGCGGCGCAGGCCGCCCCGGAGCAAACGCCGCAGCAGAAGTACGAGCAATGGCTGCAAGATCAGCAGTACAAGGCGGCCGAGCAGGAAATCACGATGCGCCAAGCGGCCATGGCGTCGAAGCTCAGCGCCGACAATGCCATCCTCTCCCCGCCGTCCCAACCGGCAGGCGAACCGTCTGCCTTTGCCCCCTCCTCGCAGCTTGCCGACATCGCCAAGCTCGCCGCCCAGGCCCAGCTCGCGCGCCCGGAGAGCGCCGGCGGCGGCGACCCGCAAGCGCAGAACCGGAAGTTTCTCGCCAGCGCCCACAAGCCCGACAACATCTACCTGTCCACCACCCGGGAGTCGGCGGTCGGCAGGCATGAGGTGTTCGCGGGCGCAATCATCCCCGCCGTCCTGATGACCGCGATCGACTCCGACCTTCCGGGAACGCTTACCGCCCAGGTACGCCAGACCGTCTATGACTCTCTTGACCCGGATGTCATCCTCATCCCGCAGGGGACCCGGGTCATCGGCAAATACTCGGCCGACGTGCAGTACGGCCAGACGCGCGTGCTGGTCGCCTGGGATCACCTGATCTACCCCGACGGCTCCACCGTCGCGATCCAAGGGATGCAAGGCGTCGACGCCGCCGGCCAATCGGGATTCCACGACCTCGTCGACAACCACTACCTGCGGATCTTCGGCTCCGCCACCCTGATGTCGATCCTGGGGGTCGGCGCGCAGTTGGCGCAGCCGCAAAACCAAAATGCCCTCAACTCCCCGTCCGCTGGCCAGGAAGCCGCAGCGGCGCTTGCCAACGGCCTCGACCAGGCTGGGATCCAGGTCATGCAGAAGAACCTCAACATCCAGCCGACGCTTCGGATCCGCGCCGGCTACCTCTTCAACGTCCTCGTCAACCACACGATGATCCTGCCGCCGTGGCGGCAACTACCGGAAGGAGGCTTGCCTTGA
- a CDS encoding diguanylate cyclase/phosphodiesterase produces MTFESLVAPLFQPIANFSGKIYAYEALMRIAGRLEDSPADHIRRWEQSGFIGIADRAMVRAVAAAVAMLPYRPRIAINASVRTIETAGADYLAGLAPLIPRSQRVIVELTETAPVRDSVAITRFVGACRDSGIHVALDDCRPDHPYGSEEFIRLVRPSIIKIDGIALHQAIRSGTTKEMRRLIGIAHRQNAHVVIEYVTDALLYAYAFSIGADFVQGVHVGIPAPLPAVPAKIPAVMG; encoded by the coding sequence GTGACGTTTGAATCGCTGGTCGCCCCACTGTTTCAGCCGATCGCGAACTTCTCCGGGAAGATCTATGCCTATGAAGCGCTGATGCGGATCGCCGGACGTCTTGAGGATAGTCCGGCAGACCATATCCGCCGGTGGGAGCAGTCAGGGTTTATCGGCATTGCCGATCGCGCGATGGTGCGTGCAGTGGCGGCGGCAGTGGCAATGCTTCCATACCGACCTCGAATCGCGATCAACGCATCGGTCAGAACCATCGAGACGGCCGGAGCCGACTACCTCGCCGGATTGGCTCCCCTCATCCCGCGCAGCCAACGGGTCATTGTGGAACTGACCGAAACCGCACCGGTTCGTGATTCGGTCGCGATTACCCGGTTCGTCGGCGCGTGCCGGGATTCCGGAATCCATGTCGCCCTGGATGATTGCCGCCCAGACCACCCGTATGGCAGCGAGGAATTCATCCGATTGGTGCGGCCATCGATCATCAAGATCGACGGGATCGCGCTCCATCAAGCCATCCGGAGTGGCACCACCAAGGAGATGCGCCGGTTGATCGGCATCGCCCATCGCCAGAATGCTCACGTCGTCATCGAGTACGTTACCGATGCGTTGCTCTATGCGTATGCCTTCTCGATCGGAGCGGATTTCGTGCAAGGGG